In the genome of Thiorhodovibrio winogradskyi, the window GACCAGTGCCATCCAGATTGATACACCGCGTTCTTGGGAATCTTGGAGCCGGTATATCCCGAGCTCCCAAGCGGGATTTCCACAATGGTAATGTCATCAAGGGGGTCGCCGCTGCGCAGTTCGTCAAGCGCTTGGATCAGGGACTCCATGACCGGCTCGCCGTAGTTCCAGCGATCAAGTACCTGGTGAAAGCCTGCATCCTCGAACATCTTCCCGTCGATTTTCGTATTGGTCTCAAGCAGGCCATCGCTCATCAATAGCAGGCGATCCGTGGGTTCTACTTGCAGGTAATTGGTATGCTCTTGCTCGGGCAGGGGATGCATGATGCCCAGGGGCAGGCTGTGAGACTCGAGCTGATTGAGCCCATGACGGCTTTGCATCCAGCCGGTTGGCATGCCCCCGTTCCACCAGCGCAGCGTGGTTCCAGTGTGGGAAATGGAAATCAGCCAGGCAGCCATGAAGCGATCCGCGGGCAGCAACTGATAGAGCTTGCGGTTGATCTCGGACAGCACACGGTCGTCGTCGACCCCCTTTAGGGTCATAGTGTGAAAAATGTCCGAGACCGGCATGGCGCCAATGGCGGCTGCGAGGCCATGGCCGGTGAAGTCGGCAATTAGAATGCGCAGTCCGCCGTCTGGCAGGTACTGAGAGAGGACCAGATCGCCGCTAAAGGTGGCCGCGGGTCGCTGTACATAACGATAGCGCCCAGTGGCGGCATTGCGGGTGTTGACAGCGCGGCTCAGCAATCGCTCAGCGAGCTTCTGCTCTTCCTGGTCTTTTTCAATCAGGGTCGAGAGGGTCTCGTTCTTGGCGGCAATGGCGCGTTGGAGATCGCGCACGCGCTCCATGGCGCGGATGCGTGCCTTGAGAATGCCGAAGCTGAAGGGTTTGGAGAGAAAGTCGTCGCCGCCAGCCTCGGTGCATTGAATCAAGGATTTTTCGTCGCGTAATGCGGTAAGAAAAATCACCGGCACGAATTCCCCGCCGCTGCGGCTCTTGATGTTGCGCGTGGCTTCAAATCCGTCCATGCCCGGCATCATTACGTCCATGAAGATGATGTCCGGATGCTCGGCCTCGAATTTGGCGATGGCCTCCTCGCCGTTGTGGGCCTCGACGGCGTGGAAACCCTCGCGCAGAAGCATTTGGGTCAGCAGGCGGCAGTTGGTCGGCTCGTCGTCAACCACCAGAGCCTTGCCGCGCGGGGCGGCAGGCAGGGCGGTATCCGGTTGCGCCTGGTTGTTGAATGTGCGCATGCTGGCGGATCTATTCGGATGAGCTTGGGCTGCCACGGCGATCAGCCTGAGTGGCGCTCAGGGTGCTTGCACGGAGTGGAATCTTAGCGAGAATCACGGATGACTCCTGTGCGGGGTTGAACCTCCATAGATTGAAGCTTGGGCTGGGGCGCCCGGTTGTCATTCGATGCGGAAGAGCTTTTCGAAGTTGGCGATTTTCAGTACGCGCTGGACGTCCTCGCCGCAGCCCTGGATTCTGACCGGCGAGGCATCGCCACCGGCATGCTCGCGCAGCAGCAGCAGCATGCCTAGCGCCGAGCTGTCGAGGTAGGA includes:
- a CDS encoding fused response regulator/phosphatase, producing MRTFNNQAQPDTALPAAPRGKALVVDDEPTNCRLLTQMLLREGFHAVEAHNGEEAIAKFEAEHPDIIFMDVMMPGMDGFEATRNIKSRSGGEFVPVIFLTALRDEKSLIQCTEAGGDDFLSKPFSFGILKARIRAMERVRDLQRAIAAKNETLSTLIEKDQEEQKLAERLLSRAVNTRNAATGRYRYVQRPAATFSGDLVLSQYLPDGGLRILIADFTGHGLAAAIGAMPVSDIFHTMTLKGVDDDRVLSEINRKLYQLLPADRFMAAWLISISHTGTTLRWWNGGMPTGWMQSRHGLNQLESHSLPLGIMHPLPEQEHTNYLQVEPTDRLLLMSDGLLETNTKIDGKMFEDAGFHQVLDRWNYGEPVMESLIQALDELRSGDPLDDITIVEIPLGSSGYTGSKIPKNAVYQSGWHWSIELADARLDALPSLEDLLGPMGLLAGLHNHVGALQTIITELYTNALEHGVLQLESNMKSTPDGFELYYRERERRLAVPTLGWIRLSLNYLPGSGPDGSIRISVRDSGQGFDEQQLAQTDASQPWGRGMKLVRDLCESVRYSRGGTEVEAIYAW
- a CDS encoding STAS domain-containing protein; translated protein: MSITRHIDESKQQVIIKIDGRFDFAQHKAFRDAYRDISPGSKTYVVDLSATSYLDSSALGMLLLLREHAGGDASPVRIQGCGEDVQRVLKIANFEKLFRIE